Proteins encoded together in one Bombus affinis isolate iyBomAffi1 chromosome 2, iyBomAffi1.2, whole genome shotgun sequence window:
- the LOC126913933 gene encoding stromal cell-derived factor 2-like protein 1, whose product MKENFIYFSFVISFVIVILWTSSVKAKGTQHVTCGSTLKLMNVDYKVRLHSHDIKYGSGSGQQSVTGTSAKEDGNSYWLVKAGTKKQCTRGTPIKCGDIIRLEHIATKKNLHSHRVNSPLSGKQEISAYGDNKGEGDNGDNWLLVCQIKFWKRDEPVMLNHVDTNTYLAVSGRVYGNPISGQTEVVGEHSARSSHVEWVTTEGVFIHPNDFKAQHHTHTEL is encoded by the exons atgaaagaaaatttcatttatttctcaTTTGTAATTTCATTCGTGATAGTTATACTCTGGACAAGTTCTGTAAAag ctAAAGGAACACAACATGTGACATGTGGTTCTACTTTAAAATTAATGAATGTGGATTATAAAGTAAGATTACATTCTCACGACATAAAGTATGGAAGTGGAAGTGGTCAACAATCAGTAACAGGAACTTCAGCAAAAGAAGATGGGAATTCTTATTGGCTTGTAAAAGCAGGAACAAAGAAACAGTGTACAAGAGG AACGCCGATCAAATGTGGAGATATTATAAGACTAGAACATATAGCAACAAAAAAGAATCTTCATTCACATCGTGTTAATTCACCACTTAGTGGTAAACAAGAAATATCTGCTTATGGTGACAACAAGGGAGAAGGTGACAATGGCGACAATTGGCTTTTAGTATGTCAGATTAAATTTTGGAAGAGAGATGAACCTGTTATGTTAAATCATGTAGATACAAATAC ATACTTAGCAGTAAGTGGAAGAGTTTATGGTAATCCTATTAGTGGTCAGACTGAAGTAGTGGGTGAACATTCTGCTAGGTCTTCTCATGTTGAATGGGTAACAACAGAAGGAGTATTTATTCACCCTAATGACTTTAAAGCTCAACACCATACACATACAGAATTATAA
- the LOC126913929 gene encoding palmitoyltransferase ZDHHC22-like codes for MKAFPQIIVKICPFIALIYSIAVIILTTYINEKLTPVFIFFCVQVYLNWYSVYTISHNATIMEVKTMGKKLLIYNEAEDNVEYKYWYCEKCINYTCKPTQHCVFCRKCFHFRDHHCFFLGACILRQNIGNFILFCFYTSLTCIYSLCTLGPYLYDNINRVIRTDTDSFNIFLNFCFPIALVRLLHSRESTYILLVIMFDILVSILCICLVYATWKLHSCMSGKQRYANISGKQTLREIFGNYGLSNIIFPYNGLIGTRDLNGKYELKQI; via the coding sequence atgaaagcaTTCCCACAAATTATTGTAAAAATTTGTCCATTTATTGCATTGATATATAGTATAGCTGTTATCATTCTAACAACGTATATTAATGAAAAGCTTACTCCAGTTTTCATCTTTTTTTGTGTTCAAGTATATCTAAATTGGTATTCGGTATATACTATAAGTCATAATGCAACAATTATGGAAGTTAAAACTATGGGAAAGaagttattaatatataatgagGCAGAAGATAATGTTGAATACAAATATTGGTATTGcgaaaaatgtattaattataCATGCAAACCAACACAGCATTGTGTTTTTTGCAGGAAGTGCTTCCATTTTCGTGATCATCATTGTTTTTTCTTGGGTGCCTGTATATTAAGACAAAATATAggtaattttattctattttgttTTTATACATCTCTGACATGTATATATTCATTGTGTACTCTTGGGCCATACTTATATGACAATATTAATCGTGTAATAAGAACAGATACGGATTCCttcaatatatttttgaatttctGTTTTCCTATTGCTCTTGTTAGATTATTGCATTCTAGAGAAAGTACTTACATACTACTTGTAATAATGTTTGACATATTAGTGTCTATCTTGTGTATTTGTTTGGTATATGCAACATGGAAATTGCATAGTTGTATGTCAGGTAAACAACGGTATGCAAATATATCAGGAAAACAAACTTTAAGAGAAATTTTTGGAAATTATGGtctttcaaatattattttcccATATAACGGTCTTATAGGGACTAGAGACCTTAATgggaaatatgaattaaagcaAATATAA
- the LOC126913896 gene encoding nicotinate phosphoribosyltransferase isoform X2 — MSDNENKSWCHSRQNCVVQPLLTDLYQITMAYAYWKSQKMNDHAVFDLYFRKNPFQGEFTIFAGLEECMKFLEKFRYSSSDIKYLKSTMPSSVDQKFFEYLKDLTPKDVTIYAMEEGSVVFPRIPLLRVEGPLIMVQLLETTLLTLVNYASLMATNAARYRMVAGKNITLLEFGLRRAQGPDGGLSASKYSYIGGFDGTSNVLAGKLYNIPVSGTHAHSYITSFTGIDDLQEKTLAHKGTGQVYDLLELAYKHRNSIAADVGTLVSEASSGELAALISYAIAYPQRFVALVDTYDVKRSGLLNFCAVALALNDLGYKAVGIRIDSGDLAYLSNTARNIFERIAIKYNIPWFAKLTICASNDINEETILSLNEQNHKIDCFGIGTHLVTCQRQPALGCVYKMVEINGQPRIKLSQEVGKVTIPGKKDAFRLYGADGYALIDLLQRSTEEVPQVKHKVLCRHPFQESKRAYVIPSRVESLHKVYWKNGKLCQPLPTLQEIRNRVQESLKTLRNDHKRNLNPTPYKVAVSDDLYNFIHDLWLQNAPIGELS, encoded by the exons atgtCAGATAACGAGAATAAATCATGGTGTCATTCACGTCAAAATTGTGTCGTACAACCACTTTTAACAG ACTTGTACCAAATTACAATGGCATACGCTTATTGGAAAAGTCAAAAAATGAATGATCATGCTGTATTTGatttatattttcgcaaaaatCCTTTCCAAGGCGAATTTACAATCTTTGCTGGATTAGAAGAATGTATgaaatttttagaaaaatttcgTTACTCCTCTAGTG ACATTAAGTACTTGAAGTCAACAATGCCATCGTCAGTTGATCAAAAgttttttgaatatttgaaagaCCTGACCCCAAAAGATGTGACAATATATGCTATGGAAGAAGGTTCAGTTGTTTTTCCAAG AATACCATTACTAAGAGTAGAAGGTCCATTAATAATGGTACAACTTTTGGAAACAACACTGTTGACATTAGTTAACTATGCAAGTTTAATGGCAACTAATGCAGCTAGATATCGTATGGTTGCTGGGAAAAATATAACATTGCTAGAATTTGGTCTTCGAAGAGCTCAGGGTCCTGATGGTGGTTTAAGTGCCTCTAAATATAGCTATATTg GTGGTTTTGATGGTACAAGTAATGTTTTAGCAGGAAAACTTTATAATATTCCTGTAAGTGGAACACATGCACATTCATATATCACATCTTTCACTGGCATTGATGATTTGCAAGAAAAG acTTTGGCACATAAAGGAACAGGACAAGTTTATGACCTTTTAGAATTGGCTTACAAACATCGGAATTCTATTGCAGCTGATGTAGGAACATTAGTTTCTGAAGCTTCTAGTGGAGAATTAGCAGCTTTAATTAGTTATGCCATTGCTtaccctcaacgatttgttgctCTTGTAGATACATATGATGTGAAAAG GAGTGGTCTTCTAAATTTTTGTGCAGTGGCACTAGCTTTAAATGACTTGGGTTATAAAGCAGTTGGTATAAGAATTGATAGCGGTGATTTAGCATATTTAAGTAATACGGcgagaaatattttcgaaaGAATTGCTATCAAATACAATATACCTTGGTTTGCAAAATTAACAATCTGTGCGTCAAATGATATTAACGAGGAGACTATTCTGAGCTTAAATGAGCag AATCATAAGATCGATTGCTTTGGAATTGGGACACATTTGGTAACATGTCAAAGACAACCAGCATTAGGTTGCGTTTATAAAATGGTTGAAATTAATGGCCAACCTAGAATTAAACTCAGTCAGGAAGTTGGTAAAGTAACAATACCAGGAAAGAAAGATGCATTCAGATTATACGGAGCGGATGGATATGCTTTAATCGATCTGTTACAAAGATCAACAGAAGAAGTTCCACAAGTGAAACATAAAGTTCTTTGTAGGCATCCTTTCCAAGAATCAAAAAGAGCTTATGTTATTCCATCGCGAGTGGAATCATTGCATAAG GTATACTGGAAAAATGGTAAATTATGCCAACCTTTGCCTACATTACAAGAAATACGAAATAGAGTTCAAGAGTCATTAAAAACACTCAGAAATGATCACAAAAGAAATTTAAATCCTACACCATACAAA GTGGCTGTTAGTGAtgatttatataatttcatacaTGATTTGTGGTTACAAAATGCACCCATTGGTGAACTTTCGTGA
- the LOC126913896 gene encoding nicotinate phosphoribosyltransferase isoform X3 — protein MLCRIPLLRVEGPLIMVQLLETTLLTLVNYASLMATNAARYRMVAGKNITLLEFGLRRAQGPDGGLSASKYSYIGGFDGTSNVLAGKLYNIPVSGTHAHSYITSFTGIDDLQEKTLAHKGTGQVYDLLELAYKHRNSIAADVGTLVSEASSGELAALISYAIAYPQRFVALVDTYDVKSIESSAKRQACIASLNVKNKCLTNGSNTHAQNGVRNNPIISESASHDKNGLLSQGELGELYVRSGLLNFCAVALALNDLGYKAVGIRIDSGDLAYLSNTARNIFERIAIKYNIPWFAKLTICASNDINEETILSLNEQNHKIDCFGIGTHLVTCQRQPALGCVYKMVEINGQPRIKLSQEVGKVTIPGKKDAFRLYGADGYALIDLLQRSTEEVPQVKHKVLCRHPFQESKRAYVIPSRVESLHKVYWKNGKLCQPLPTLQEIRNRVQESLKTLRNDHKRNLNPTPYKVAVSDDLYNFIHDLWLQNAPIGELS, from the exons ATGTTATGCAGAATACCATTACTAAGAGTAGAAGGTCCATTAATAATGGTACAACTTTTGGAAACAACACTGTTGACATTAGTTAACTATGCAAGTTTAATGGCAACTAATGCAGCTAGATATCGTATGGTTGCTGGGAAAAATATAACATTGCTAGAATTTGGTCTTCGAAGAGCTCAGGGTCCTGATGGTGGTTTAAGTGCCTCTAAATATAGCTATATTg GTGGTTTTGATGGTACAAGTAATGTTTTAGCAGGAAAACTTTATAATATTCCTGTAAGTGGAACACATGCACATTCATATATCACATCTTTCACTGGCATTGATGATTTGCAAGAAAAG acTTTGGCACATAAAGGAACAGGACAAGTTTATGACCTTTTAGAATTGGCTTACAAACATCGGAATTCTATTGCAGCTGATGTAGGAACATTAGTTTCTGAAGCTTCTAGTGGAGAATTAGCAGCTTTAATTAGTTATGCCATTGCTtaccctcaacgatttgttgctCTTGTAGATACATATGATGTGAAAAG CATCGAATCCTCGGCCAAGAGACAGGCATGTATAGCCAGCCTAAATGTAAAGAATAAATGTCTAACAAATGGGTCCAATACACATGCCCAAAATGGTGTCAGAAACAATCCAATTATATCAGAATCGGCTTCTCATGACAAGAATGGCTTATTAAGTCAAGGCGAATTGGGTGAGCTCTATGTGAG GAGTGGTCTTCTAAATTTTTGTGCAGTGGCACTAGCTTTAAATGACTTGGGTTATAAAGCAGTTGGTATAAGAATTGATAGCGGTGATTTAGCATATTTAAGTAATACGGcgagaaatattttcgaaaGAATTGCTATCAAATACAATATACCTTGGTTTGCAAAATTAACAATCTGTGCGTCAAATGATATTAACGAGGAGACTATTCTGAGCTTAAATGAGCag AATCATAAGATCGATTGCTTTGGAATTGGGACACATTTGGTAACATGTCAAAGACAACCAGCATTAGGTTGCGTTTATAAAATGGTTGAAATTAATGGCCAACCTAGAATTAAACTCAGTCAGGAAGTTGGTAAAGTAACAATACCAGGAAAGAAAGATGCATTCAGATTATACGGAGCGGATGGATATGCTTTAATCGATCTGTTACAAAGATCAACAGAAGAAGTTCCACAAGTGAAACATAAAGTTCTTTGTAGGCATCCTTTCCAAGAATCAAAAAGAGCTTATGTTATTCCATCGCGAGTGGAATCATTGCATAAG GTATACTGGAAAAATGGTAAATTATGCCAACCTTTGCCTACATTACAAGAAATACGAAATAGAGTTCAAGAGTCATTAAAAACACTCAGAAATGATCACAAAAGAAATTTAAATCCTACACCATACAAA GTGGCTGTTAGTGAtgatttatataatttcatacaTGATTTGTGGTTACAAAATGCACCCATTGGTGAACTTTCGTGA
- the LOC126913896 gene encoding nicotinate phosphoribosyltransferase isoform X1, whose protein sequence is MSDNENKSWCHSRQNCVVQPLLTDLYQITMAYAYWKSQKMNDHAVFDLYFRKNPFQGEFTIFAGLEECMKFLEKFRYSSSDIKYLKSTMPSSVDQKFFEYLKDLTPKDVTIYAMEEGSVVFPRIPLLRVEGPLIMVQLLETTLLTLVNYASLMATNAARYRMVAGKNITLLEFGLRRAQGPDGGLSASKYSYIGGFDGTSNVLAGKLYNIPVSGTHAHSYITSFTGIDDLQEKTLAHKGTGQVYDLLELAYKHRNSIAADVGTLVSEASSGELAALISYAIAYPQRFVALVDTYDVKSIESSAKRQACIASLNVKNKCLTNGSNTHAQNGVRNNPIISESASHDKNGLLSQGELGELYVRSGLLNFCAVALALNDLGYKAVGIRIDSGDLAYLSNTARNIFERIAIKYNIPWFAKLTICASNDINEETILSLNEQNHKIDCFGIGTHLVTCQRQPALGCVYKMVEINGQPRIKLSQEVGKVTIPGKKDAFRLYGADGYALIDLLQRSTEEVPQVKHKVLCRHPFQESKRAYVIPSRVESLHKVYWKNGKLCQPLPTLQEIRNRVQESLKTLRNDHKRNLNPTPYKVAVSDDLYNFIHDLWLQNAPIGELS, encoded by the exons atgtCAGATAACGAGAATAAATCATGGTGTCATTCACGTCAAAATTGTGTCGTACAACCACTTTTAACAG ACTTGTACCAAATTACAATGGCATACGCTTATTGGAAAAGTCAAAAAATGAATGATCATGCTGTATTTGatttatattttcgcaaaaatCCTTTCCAAGGCGAATTTACAATCTTTGCTGGATTAGAAGAATGTATgaaatttttagaaaaatttcgTTACTCCTCTAGTG ACATTAAGTACTTGAAGTCAACAATGCCATCGTCAGTTGATCAAAAgttttttgaatatttgaaagaCCTGACCCCAAAAGATGTGACAATATATGCTATGGAAGAAGGTTCAGTTGTTTTTCCAAG AATACCATTACTAAGAGTAGAAGGTCCATTAATAATGGTACAACTTTTGGAAACAACACTGTTGACATTAGTTAACTATGCAAGTTTAATGGCAACTAATGCAGCTAGATATCGTATGGTTGCTGGGAAAAATATAACATTGCTAGAATTTGGTCTTCGAAGAGCTCAGGGTCCTGATGGTGGTTTAAGTGCCTCTAAATATAGCTATATTg GTGGTTTTGATGGTACAAGTAATGTTTTAGCAGGAAAACTTTATAATATTCCTGTAAGTGGAACACATGCACATTCATATATCACATCTTTCACTGGCATTGATGATTTGCAAGAAAAG acTTTGGCACATAAAGGAACAGGACAAGTTTATGACCTTTTAGAATTGGCTTACAAACATCGGAATTCTATTGCAGCTGATGTAGGAACATTAGTTTCTGAAGCTTCTAGTGGAGAATTAGCAGCTTTAATTAGTTATGCCATTGCTtaccctcaacgatttgttgctCTTGTAGATACATATGATGTGAAAAG CATCGAATCCTCGGCCAAGAGACAGGCATGTATAGCCAGCCTAAATGTAAAGAATAAATGTCTAACAAATGGGTCCAATACACATGCCCAAAATGGTGTCAGAAACAATCCAATTATATCAGAATCGGCTTCTCATGACAAGAATGGCTTATTAAGTCAAGGCGAATTGGGTGAGCTCTATGTGAG GAGTGGTCTTCTAAATTTTTGTGCAGTGGCACTAGCTTTAAATGACTTGGGTTATAAAGCAGTTGGTATAAGAATTGATAGCGGTGATTTAGCATATTTAAGTAATACGGcgagaaatattttcgaaaGAATTGCTATCAAATACAATATACCTTGGTTTGCAAAATTAACAATCTGTGCGTCAAATGATATTAACGAGGAGACTATTCTGAGCTTAAATGAGCag AATCATAAGATCGATTGCTTTGGAATTGGGACACATTTGGTAACATGTCAAAGACAACCAGCATTAGGTTGCGTTTATAAAATGGTTGAAATTAATGGCCAACCTAGAATTAAACTCAGTCAGGAAGTTGGTAAAGTAACAATACCAGGAAAGAAAGATGCATTCAGATTATACGGAGCGGATGGATATGCTTTAATCGATCTGTTACAAAGATCAACAGAAGAAGTTCCACAAGTGAAACATAAAGTTCTTTGTAGGCATCCTTTCCAAGAATCAAAAAGAGCTTATGTTATTCCATCGCGAGTGGAATCATTGCATAAG GTATACTGGAAAAATGGTAAATTATGCCAACCTTTGCCTACATTACAAGAAATACGAAATAGAGTTCAAGAGTCATTAAAAACACTCAGAAATGATCACAAAAGAAATTTAAATCCTACACCATACAAA GTGGCTGTTAGTGAtgatttatataatttcatacaTGATTTGTGGTTACAAAATGCACCCATTGGTGAACTTTCGTGA